One Nitrospirota bacterium DNA segment encodes these proteins:
- the scpB gene encoding SMC-Scp complex subunit ScpB → MADKEKISLIEAMLFISGEPVTLSSLKGVMEMPEPDIKLALDELIAEYKERDRGIIILEIAEGYQMVTNPLYAKLLRKFTNTAASNKLSMPALETLAIVAYKQPLIRAEVEQIRGVNSDGVIKSLLDKRLIKIVGQKEAPGKPMLYGTTKEFLQYFGLKDLTELPTLRELTREEAA, encoded by the coding sequence ATGGCAGATAAGGAAAAGATATCCCTAATCGAGGCAATGCTCTTTATCTCAGGAGAGCCGGTAACGCTTTCGTCCCTGAAAGGCGTTATGGAAATGCCTGAGCCCGATATCAAGCTCGCTCTGGACGAACTGATTGCCGAGTATAAAGAGCGTGACCGCGGGATAATCATTCTTGAGATCGCAGAGGGATATCAGATGGTGACCAATCCGCTCTACGCAAAGCTTCTGCGCAAGTTCACCAATACAGCGGCTTCGAACAAACTTTCGATGCCGGCGCTTGAGACCCTTGCCATCGTGGCATACAAACAACCTCTCATCAGAGCTGAAGTTGAACAGATCCGGGGGGTAAACTCGGACGGTGTTATTAAGAGCCTGCTTGATAAAAGGCTCATCAAGATCGTTGGCCAAAAGGAAGCGCCGGGCAAGCCTATGCTGTACGGCACGACCAAGGAATTCCTTCAGTATTTCGGACTGAAGGACCTAACCGAGCTCCCCACACTGAGGGAGCTTACGCGGGAGGAGGCTGCATAA
- a CDS encoding rubredoxin: MGKWRCTICGYVYDPEFGDSDGGIAPGTKFEDIPDGWVCPVCGATKDSFEQV, from the coding sequence ATGGGAAAATGGAGATGCACTATTTGCGGTTATGTCTATGATCCGGAGTTTGGTGACAGTGATGGCGGTATTGCTCCAGGAACGAAGTTCGAGGATATTCCTGACGGATGGGTATGTCCTGTCTGTGGCGCAACAAAGGATTCGTTCGAGCAGGTATAG
- the dapB gene encoding 4-hydroxy-tetrahydrodipicolinate reductase: MIKIGVAGAAGKMGSRISALCREYDGLQLAGACERSGHIDIGKDIGLLIGIGGTGVILQDNMEKVMDAADIIIDFTSIESTKANLKIAAEKGKAMVIGTTGLSKDDIKQIEPLLIKIPCVMASNMSLGVNLLFKVLQDVASALGDDYDVEIVEAHHRLKKDAPSGTALKMAQVIADALNRNLEEVGIYARHGIIGQRTKKEIGIQTVRAGDIIGEHTVMFGGLGERIEITHKASSRDTFARGALKAALWLAGKPAGLYDMQDVLNIK, translated from the coding sequence ATGATAAAGATCGGTGTAGCAGGAGCAGCTGGAAAGATGGGCAGCAGGATCTCGGCACTTTGCAGGGAATATGACGGGCTGCAGCTGGCAGGAGCATGTGAGAGGTCGGGACATATTGACATCGGCAAGGATATCGGCTTACTGATCGGCATCGGCGGGACAGGCGTCATACTTCAGGACAACATGGAAAAGGTCATGGACGCTGCGGACATTATTATTGATTTCACCTCAATTGAATCGACCAAGGCAAACCTGAAGATCGCAGCCGAAAAAGGAAAGGCAATGGTTATCGGCACAACCGGCCTTTCCAAAGACGACATAAAACAGATTGAACCTCTGCTCATAAAGATCCCCTGCGTAATGGCTTCAAATATGAGCCTTGGGGTTAACCTTCTGTTTAAGGTCCTGCAGGATGTGGCAAGTGCGCTTGGAGACGATTATGACGTCGAAATTGTTGAAGCACACCACAGACTGAAGAAAGACGCTCCGAGCGGCACTGCCCTGAAGATGGCCCAGGTTATCGCAGATGCTCTTAACAGGAACCTTGAAGAGGTCGGCATCTATGCAAGACATGGGATCATTGGCCAGAGGACAAAGAAAGAAATAGGAATTCAGACCGTCAGGGCCGGCGATATTATCGGAGAACATACGGTTATGTTTGGCGGCCTGGGAGAAAGAATCGAGATTACACACAAGGCTTCGAGCAGGGATACCTTTGCACGAGGTGCGCTCAAGGCTGCCCTTTGGCTGGCCGGAAAACCTGCAGGGCTTTATGATATGCAGGACGTCTTAAACATAAAGTAG
- a CDS encoding DNA gyrase inhibitor YacG has product MQIICRICKKTTTWEENPYRPFCSARCKAIDLGAWAAEEYRVEGKKDEDEDESEIDDRQEEA; this is encoded by the coding sequence ATGCAGATCATCTGTCGCATATGCAAAAAAACAACGACCTGGGAGGAGAACCCATACAGGCCATTTTGCTCTGCACGCTGTAAGGCGATTGATCTGGGCGCCTGGGCAGCGGAAGAGTATCGCGTAGAAGGCAAGAAAGACGAAGACGAAGACGAAAGCGAAATTGATGACAGACAGGAGGAAGCATGA
- a CDS encoding Gx transporter family protein — protein sequence MQLQDKHRIAILSAYALALHGFEAMLPSPLPWLRFGISNIITLTALVLFGFRTAMMITLIRVVLGSIFAGTFLGPAFILSLGGGLAGTIAMGAVYGISRNIFGPVGLSLIGALFHNAAQLFFAYLLFIRRIEAVLFISPVILLIGTLTGFANGLVADILIKNLLKKEQDSIQNVARA from the coding sequence ATGCAATTACAGGATAAACACCGCATTGCCATCCTGTCAGCCTATGCACTTGCCCTTCACGGGTTCGAAGCAATGCTGCCGAGCCCCCTGCCATGGCTCAGATTCGGGATCTCAAATATCATCACCCTTACCGCTCTTGTACTGTTTGGGTTCAGGACTGCGATGATGATCACACTCATCAGGGTCGTGCTTGGCTCCATCTTCGCCGGCACCTTTTTGGGGCCTGCCTTTATCTTGAGCCTTGGCGGCGGTCTTGCCGGAACAATTGCAATGGGGGCCGTCTATGGCATCAGCAGAAATATCTTCGGCCCCGTCGGCCTCAGCCTTATTGGGGCGCTCTTTCATAATGCTGCGCAGCTCTTTTTTGCCTATCTGCTCTTCATCCGGAGAATCGAGGCCGTACTGTTTATCAGCCCTGTCATCTTACTCATAGGGACACTGACCGGTTTTGCCAACGGTCTTGTAGCGGATATCCTGATAAAGAACCTGTTGAAAAAAGAACAGGACTCGATACAAAATGTAGCCCGGGCCTGA
- a CDS encoding NusG domain II-containing protein — MKTAIRNTTIADRILFLFLLVASFAGLIYTREALSLGSDVVVEISGKPVYTLSLDTDREIAIEATHGRTVIEIKDSRVRMKEAHCDNQTCVRQGWVSHGTIVCLPNHIVVIVGSGAKKDIDAITG, encoded by the coding sequence TTGAAAACAGCCATTAGGAACACAACGATAGCGGACCGGATCCTTTTCCTTTTCCTGCTCGTCGCCTCCTTTGCAGGACTTATATACACACGGGAAGCGTTGTCACTCGGATCTGATGTCGTGGTCGAAATAAGCGGCAAGCCTGTTTACACCCTTTCCCTTGATACTGACAGAGAGATTGCCATAGAGGCAACGCATGGCAGGACCGTTATCGAGATAAAGGACAGCAGGGTGCGCATGAAGGAAGCTCACTGCGACAATCAGACCTGTGTAAGGCAGGGATGGGTGTCGCACGGTACAATCGTCTGCCTGCCAAATCATATCGTGGTCATCGTCGGCAGCGGAGCGAAGAAGGATATCGATGCAATTACAGGATAA
- a CDS encoding FAD:protein FMN transferase, whose amino-acid sequence MKRIMFMNRSQTRRLFILLLLTAVVSCFPGKESVFKKTLPLMDTIVSVTVVTDSREAAEKAVEKTFAEIGRFGDLINFYSDTSELSQINRNAGIRAVRVSPETLDIIEKAVYTAERSGGAFDPTIGPIVALWDFLHKKKPTEMEIRRALPLVNYKDILIDRAEATVYLKRKGMMLDLGGIAKGYAADLAVDLLKKEGILSGLVSIAGDIRTFGMKPDKSPWTIGLKNPRQESGKDEIIAKIRLKDQAISTAGDYERFFLGDGKRYHHLLDPKTGYPAELSRSVSVIARKGVISDGFDNAVFILGPEKGMKLVREMGVDAMIIDSNGTIHMTDAIKEYITLENSH is encoded by the coding sequence ATGAAACGTATTATGTTCATGAATAGATCTCAAACCAGGCGACTCTTCATCCTTCTCCTGCTGACTGCTGTCGTATCCTGCTTCCCGGGAAAAGAATCTGTCTTTAAAAAAACCCTGCCGCTCATGGACACGATCGTGAGCGTCACGGTTGTCACTGACTCAAGGGAAGCCGCTGAAAAAGCCGTTGAAAAGACCTTTGCAGAGATAGGCCGGTTCGGCGACCTTATCAATTTCTATTCAGATACGAGTGAGCTTTCCCAGATCAACAGAAATGCGGGTATCCGTGCGGTAAGAGTCTCCCCGGAAACCCTTGATATTATCGAAAAAGCGGTCTATACGGCAGAAAGGTCGGGTGGGGCATTCGATCCTACAATCGGGCCGATCGTTGCGCTTTGGGATTTTCTGCATAAAAAGAAACCGACGGAAATGGAGATCAGACGCGCTTTACCTCTCGTGAACTACAAAGATATACTTATTGACAGAGCAGAGGCCACCGTGTACCTCAAACGTAAAGGCATGATGCTCGACCTCGGAGGCATTGCAAAGGGATATGCAGCAGACCTCGCAGTGGATTTGCTGAAAAAGGAGGGTATCCTGTCTGGCCTTGTTTCGATTGCCGGGGACATCAGGACCTTTGGCATGAAGCCGGACAAAAGTCCATGGACCATAGGCTTAAAGAACCCCCGACAGGAGAGCGGAAAGGACGAGATCATCGCAAAGATCAGGTTGAAGGATCAAGCCATATCAACCGCAGGGGATTATGAAAGATTTTTCCTCGGCGACGGAAAGAGATATCACCATCTTCTTGACCCTAAGACCGGGTATCCGGCAGAACTCAGCAGAAGCGTAAGCGTGATCGCCCGTAAAGGCGTCATTTCTGATGGATTCGATAATGCCGTTTTTATCCTAGGCCCTGAAAAGGGGATGAAGCTTGTCAGGGAAATGGGCGTTGATGCCATGATCATCGACAGCAACGGAACGATTCATATGACCGATGCCATAAAGGAATATATCACCCTTGAAAACAGCCATTAG
- the uvrA gene encoding excinuclease ABC subunit UvrA, with protein sequence MQTLIKIKGAREHNLKNLELSIPRDAITVITGPSGSGKSSLAIDTIYAEGQRRYVESLSPYSRQFLEQMQKPDVDSIEGLSPSVAIDQKTVSRSPRSTLGTITEIYDYLRVLYTRLGTAFCYRCNVEISTQEAENIIHAVLSLAEGTRIQRLSPIIRDRKGNYRKELQEMRSEGFVRARIDGEMKDLTQNIILAKQKRHTIEIVIDRLIVKRGIERQLNDSVETAFKYADSLVVNLVNGNKDILFSKTAACPKCGISYPDIVPRFFSFNSTAGACPTCSGLGFENVLEEAVDLDEQKLCRECHGLRLKKESLSVRFHGLNIAEFCRMSVDQALTFLGKLKFTEREKTIASRILKEISDRLFFLSKVGIGYLTLDRPSVTLSGGESQRVRLATQMGSSLTGVLYVLDEPSIGLHPRDCGKLLESLSAVRNAGNTVIVVEHDEETIRWADHIVDMGPGAGSHGGWVVAAGTPAEIERNSDSPTGRYLSGASRIEIPKERRTSTEFIVIQGASEHNLKQIDIRIPLKSFTCVTGVSGSGKSTLVFDILQRAAEKVFSRGQSGLRAAGAHHKIIGLEKIDKVISVDQSPIGRTPRSNPATYTGFFGLMRDIFALAPEAKKRGYSASRFSFNVEGGRCETCRGNGLIKVEMHFLPDVYVRCDKCKGERYNDETLEIRYRNKNIAELLDMTVSDALLFFENIPLLRRKLEMLEEIGLGYIQLGQSATTLSGGESQRIRLSKELGKRATGNTLYILDEPTTGLHFVDIQRLLDVVTLLVDRGNTVVVIEHNLDVIKSADFIIDLGPEGGDQGGEILATGTPEQVSRVPESYTGRFLRERLGVC encoded by the coding sequence ATGCAGACGTTAATCAAGATAAAGGGCGCCAGAGAGCACAACCTCAAGAATCTGGAACTCTCCATCCCGAGGGATGCCATAACAGTCATCACCGGGCCTTCAGGATCCGGCAAATCCTCTCTCGCCATAGATACCATTTATGCAGAAGGCCAGAGGAGATATGTCGAGAGCCTCTCGCCCTATTCCCGGCAGTTCCTTGAACAGATGCAGAAGCCCGATGTCGATTCCATCGAGGGTCTTTCTCCGTCTGTTGCAATTGACCAAAAGACCGTAAGCAGAAGTCCGCGGTCGACGCTCGGCACGATAACCGAGATCTATGACTACCTCCGTGTGCTCTACACAAGACTCGGCACTGCCTTCTGTTACCGGTGCAATGTGGAGATATCAACACAGGAGGCAGAGAATATTATTCATGCCGTGCTATCTCTGGCAGAGGGGACAAGGATACAGCGCCTCTCACCGATTATCAGGGACCGGAAAGGGAATTACCGCAAGGAACTTCAGGAGATGAGAAGCGAGGGGTTTGTAAGGGCCCGCATTGACGGAGAGATGAAGGACCTCACGCAGAACATTATCCTCGCAAAACAGAAGCGCCACACGATCGAGATCGTTATCGACAGACTGATCGTCAAAAGGGGCATCGAGCGTCAATTAAACGATTCCGTTGAGACAGCCTTCAAATACGCAGACTCCCTGGTCGTGAACCTGGTTAATGGTAATAAAGACATTCTCTTTTCGAAGACAGCCGCCTGCCCGAAATGCGGCATCAGCTATCCCGATATTGTACCCCGCTTCTTCTCATTCAACAGCACTGCCGGCGCCTGCCCAACCTGCAGCGGCCTCGGCTTTGAGAATGTCCTGGAGGAGGCTGTCGATCTGGATGAACAAAAGCTCTGCAGGGAATGCCACGGTCTCAGGCTGAAGAAGGAATCACTGAGCGTCAGGTTCCATGGCCTTAATATTGCCGAGTTCTGCAGGATGTCCGTAGATCAGGCCCTTACATTTTTGGGGAAATTGAAGTTCACCGAGAGGGAAAAGACCATTGCTTCAAGGATATTGAAGGAGATCAGTGACCGTCTCTTTTTCCTCTCAAAAGTCGGCATCGGGTATCTCACCCTCGACAGGCCATCAGTGACTCTGTCAGGCGGCGAATCGCAGAGAGTGCGGCTGGCAACACAGATGGGCTCATCCCTGACCGGCGTGCTGTACGTTCTGGACGAGCCGAGTATTGGACTCCATCCGAGGGACTGCGGAAAGCTCCTTGAAAGTCTCAGCGCTGTCAGGAATGCCGGCAATACGGTCATTGTTGTAGAACATGATGAAGAGACGATCCGGTGGGCAGACCATATCGTGGACATGGGCCCCGGTGCAGGAAGCCACGGCGGATGGGTCGTAGCAGCCGGCACACCTGCAGAGATTGAGCGTAACAGCGATTCGCCCACCGGCAGATACCTGAGCGGCGCCAGCAGGATCGAAATACCAAAAGAACGAAGAACGTCAACAGAATTCATCGTTATTCAGGGAGCCTCGGAGCATAATCTGAAACAGATTGATATCCGTATACCGCTCAAGAGCTTCACCTGCGTTACCGGCGTCTCTGGCTCTGGCAAAAGCACACTCGTATTTGATATCCTCCAGCGAGCTGCAGAAAAGGTCTTTTCCAGGGGGCAGTCAGGACTACGTGCAGCAGGAGCGCATCATAAAATCATTGGCCTTGAAAAAATCGACAAAGTCATAAGCGTTGATCAGTCGCCGATAGGCAGGACGCCGCGTTCTAACCCCGCAACGTATACCGGGTTCTTCGGCCTGATGAGAGATATATTTGCATTGGCGCCTGAGGCGAAAAAACGCGGCTATTCTGCTTCCCGCTTCAGCTTCAATGTCGAAGGCGGCAGATGTGAAACGTGCCGGGGCAACGGCCTGATCAAGGTCGAGATGCACTTTCTTCCTGACGTGTACGTGCGGTGTGATAAGTGCAAAGGTGAACGGTACAACGACGAAACACTCGAAATCCGGTACCGCAACAAAAACATTGCAGAACTGCTTGATATGACCGTATCGGACGCCCTGCTTTTCTTTGAAAACATCCCGCTGCTGCGCAGGAAGCTCGAAATGCTCGAAGAGATCGGACTTGGCTATATCCAGTTGGGCCAGTCCGCAACAACGCTTTCAGGCGGAGAATCCCAGAGGATACGGCTCTCAAAAGAACTCGGCAAGCGGGCAACTGGCAATACGCTCTATATCCTCGACGAGCCGACAACGGGTCTGCATTTCGTAGACATACAGCGCCTGCTCGACGTCGTTACCCTGCTGGTCGACAGGGGCAACACTGTTGTGGTGATAGAGCACAACCTGGACGTCATCAAGTCTGCAGACTTCATTATCGATCTCGGGCCTGAAGGAGGCGACCAGGGGGGCGAAATTCTTGCCACAGGAACACCCGAACAAGTAAGCAGGGTCCCTGAGTCCTATACCGGCAGGTTTTTGCGGGAACGCCTTGGCGTCTGTTAG
- a CDS encoding UbiA family prenyltransferase, producing the protein MSAVIQKVSLYLKMIKFSHSIFALPFAFTAALIAASGIPPAGRIFWITVAMVGARSGAMGLNRIIDRTIDRDNPRTAAREIPKGVIKVTEAVGFVVLSFGCMIVAAFMLNPLCLMLSPVALGVLFLYSYTKRFTWTAHFVLGLAISAAPLGAWVAVRGTFDPTVIPLAVAVIFWLAGFDVLYALQDLKFDRQYGLFSIPQKFGVGRSLILARTFHAAAYVLLVLNGLLFGLGVLYWAGMIIVAGLFLYEHSLVNKDDLSRLDMAFFNMNGYISMTVFLFTLADFLI; encoded by the coding sequence ATGAGTGCAGTTATTCAGAAAGTATCCCTTTATCTCAAAATGATCAAGTTTTCACATTCGATCTTTGCCCTCCCGTTTGCCTTTACCGCAGCGCTGATAGCAGCATCAGGAATTCCCCCGGCGGGCCGGATATTCTGGATCACGGTTGCCATGGTCGGTGCACGCTCGGGTGCCATGGGCCTAAACAGGATCATCGACCGCACGATTGACAGGGACAATCCACGAACGGCAGCACGGGAGATCCCGAAAGGAGTTATCAAGGTTACTGAGGCTGTCGGTTTTGTCGTATTGTCTTTCGGATGCATGATCGTTGCCGCCTTTATGTTGAACCCTCTCTGTCTGATGCTCTCACCCGTTGCCCTCGGCGTTCTTTTCCTTTACTCCTATACAAAGAGATTTACCTGGACAGCGCACTTTGTCCTTGGTCTGGCGATCTCGGCCGCCCCCCTTGGCGCCTGGGTGGCGGTCAGAGGAACATTTGATCCGACGGTCATCCCGCTTGCCGTTGCGGTGATTTTCTGGCTGGCGGGCTTTGATGTGCTCTATGCGCTTCAGGACCTGAAATTTGATCGGCAGTATGGCCTTTTTTCGATCCCGCAGAAATTCGGCGTCGGCAGATCGCTTATTCTGGCCCGGACATTTCATGCGGCGGCGTACGTGCTTCTTGTCCTCAATGGTTTACTCTTTGGATTGGGCGTTCTCTACTGGGCAGGCATGATCATCGTCGCCGGTCTATTTCTCTACGAACATTCACTTGTTAATAAAGATGATTTAAGCAGGCTCGACATGGCATTTTTTAATATGAACGGCTATATCAGCATGACCGTATTTCTGTTTACGCTTGCGGACTTTCTGATATGA
- a CDS encoding UbiX family flavin prenyltransferase: MKRFVFAISGASGSIIGIRVLRELVRSSEIYLIISSASFSMIRDEAGMDWQASTDEAIEKKIRASLKSKKIHYCNEQNMSAPISSGSFRHDGMFIVPCSMKTLSGVAQGYTENLIQRAADVTIKEERPLLLSPREMPFSAIHLENMLKLSRLGVKIAPPVPGFYHAPRTIDDIIDFMAGKILDAMGIDHNIYKRWS, translated from the coding sequence ATGAAGAGGTTTGTCTTTGCGATTAGCGGCGCCTCTGGCTCCATCATAGGCATAAGGGTACTTCGGGAGCTTGTCAGGTCGTCAGAGATATATCTGATTATTTCCTCCGCATCTTTTTCGATGATCAGGGATGAGGCAGGTATGGATTGGCAGGCATCTACCGATGAGGCCATTGAAAAGAAGATCCGTGCATCCTTGAAGTCAAAGAAGATCCATTACTGCAACGAGCAGAATATGTCAGCACCAATATCAAGCGGTTCGTTCAGACATGACGGCATGTTCATTGTTCCCTGCTCCATGAAGACCCTGTCCGGGGTTGCTCAGGGGTATACTGAAAATCTGATACAGCGTGCTGCGGACGTTACGATAAAGGAGGAAAGGCCTCTGCTGCTTTCACCCAGGGAGATGCCGTTTAGTGCTATCCATCTCGAAAATATGCTGAAGCTTTCCCGGCTTGGGGTCAAGATCGCCCCGCCAGTCCCGGGTTTTTACCATGCACCCCGCACGATCGATGATATAATTGATTTTATGGCAGGCAAGATCCTTGATGCCATGGGTATTGACCACAACATTTATAAACGCTGGAGCTGA